From the genome of Vicia villosa cultivar HV-30 ecotype Madison, WI linkage group LG2, Vvil1.0, whole genome shotgun sequence, one region includes:
- the LOC131646815 gene encoding uncharacterized protein LOC131646815, with amino-acid sequence MSSGFGESMRSETTPNPSCSSGNNSSNNDAGDFECNICFDLAQDPVITLCGHLFCWPCLYRWLHHHSHSQECPVCKALVEEQKLVPLYGRGKSQTDPRTKSYPGMEIPRRPSGQRPQTANPPPEANYAGVGLMGGFIPMATARFGNFSLSTGFGGFGGFLPSLFNIHFHGFQDGTVYGTTSGYPMGFNGFQGGNARGFNSQETGQQVQRQEDNVLKNLLMLIGVLVLITVIFVM; translated from the coding sequence ATGTCAAGTGGTTTTGGAGAATCAATGAGATCAGAGACTACGCCGAATCCATCGTGTTCTTCGGGGAACAACAGTTCGAACAATGATGCTGGTGATTTTGAATGTAACATTTGTTTTGATTTGGCTCAGGATCCTGTGATCACACTTTGTGGTCATTTATTCTGTTGGCCATGTCTTTACAGGTGGTTACATCATCATTCTCATTCTCAAGAATGTCCTGTTTGCAAAGCACTTGTTGAAGAACAGAAATTGGTTCCTCTTTACGGTAGAGGAAAATCGCAGACTGATCCGAGGACTAAATCGTATCCTGGAATGGAGATTCCTCGGCGTCCTTCGGGACAGAGGCCACAGACGGCGAATCCTCCTCCGGAGGCGAATTATGCTGGGGTTGGATTGATGGGTGGTTTTATTCCAATGGCTACGGCTAGGTTTGGAAACTTTTCGCTTTCGACGGGTTTTGGTGGGTTTGGAGGGTTTCTTCCGTCGCTGTTCAATATTCACTTTCATGGTTTTCAGGATGGGACTGTTTATGGGACAACGTCTGGTTATCCCATGGGGTTTAATGGGTTTCAGGGTGGAAATGCGAGAGGTTTTAATTCGCAGGAGACAGGACAACAAGTGCAGCGGCAGGAGGATAATGTTTTGAAGAATTTGCTTATGTTGATTGGAGTTCTTGTTCTTATAACGGTTATTTTTGTTATGTGA